The DNA sequence GTGTATTAGACGACGTTGCACATTCGTACTCTGATCAAGAGGCAGAGACacgttttctaaatattttctccatattttttttacaaatttaaaattttattagattatgaaaatatatatgaaacaacccgagtaaaatcccgagtcttttcgggaaatcgggtcaagtcccgaactccgaatccgaaaataagtctaaataaactggcccaactgcaacaacttttGGGTAATCCACAAACCCACCACATGCTCCCAAAATATCATGATTTATTTTTCGAAAGCTCATGTACATGCATCTGTAACTAGTTTTAGTGGTTGTTTATTTAACAATCGCATATGCAGGAAGTTTGAAATTTTCGGTAAATGCTCTATTTGTCCTTTTTTAGTtttcactttgactttttgcacgaatttaaggtgattaaaatacatatttctattcattatttttttaaaaaaattacgaataaaaacacaaaatataaatttttaattcagaaaaagaaaatttaaaaataataagtatgtCTTCATATGTAGGAAGTTGAATAATGAATAATTTTGTAACGAATTTGTccatttaacatttttttaaaatataaatttatctgTTTTTTTTCCTCACAGTGGTGAGTAAGCTTAGATCAGATGCATGTATTTGAGCAGGAATACATGATCATAAAATTCAATAATTCATAATACATGATCATAATGAGTGTATTTAACCCGGAACTCAACAAGTTCCGCTCATTAAAATCAGGCCCTCCTCAAATTCGATCCAAAAAAATCTCTCTCTATATAAACAGACCCTCTCCTCTGCTTTTTCAAACACCAGCATTGgtgtaaattataatttgatgGCGTTCACAACAGTAAAAAAAGAAGATGGTGTGATGATCACACTGAAAGTGCAGAAGGAAGGAACACAAGATTTCTATTACACCATGAGACGTGACCAGCCGTTACAAGAGCTCATGGTTGCTTTCTGTCAACGTCGACAACTCGGAGACTACAAGACTCTCAGGTTCCATGTAGACGGCGACAGGGTTCGCGGTTGCCAGACTCCTAACGAGCTGGAACTCGAAAATGGCTATGTTATTGATGCTTGGTCTGAACTCATGGGTGGTAGAGGTGTTCAAGTTAGCGGggtcaaaatttgaaaattatcgataaatttgaaatatatatagtatattgattttattttagtggGGTCGAAATGTTGACTATATGCATCTATTTTGACGAAAATATGcttaatatgataaaattttatgCATAATTACGAGTTGAGTATATTTCATCGGTatcatttcaaatatattttatgcatATATTGATGCTTGGCTCGAACAATGGGGCGGTGCtgctaaaatttataaaattccgTGTTTGGCAAGGTCATAAGCTAGTCGaaacttaaaagaaaaaagaaatcttcattactccttctgttttttaatatatgacgtttgactttttggcacatatttttaaatgctttgaccgggtagttaaaagtattgtttttgaaattttctttttctgaataaaaatataaaaccgaaattttaattcacaaaaaaaatcaattaaaaataatgatttttgctAGCCGGTCAACGCACCTAAAGGtacgtgcccaagtcaaaagtgacatataaaaaaaaacagagggagtagtaaataAGTTATGAATGAACTGAAAAACtagaatttgataaataaaacatgttgCTCACAGCTTAAGTGGTGAGCTTATCGTGCATTATGTCTATGTGTACAATAACTTGCATCTCATATTGAATTGAGTCAGCATTTCATTGACTCGATTCCTTGTTTTTTCCCTTGCAAGGTGGCAAGGGCTTGCCACATAAGCAGAGGTTATGTCCATAAGCAACTGCAGGGAAGATGTTAAATGGTCTGCCTTGAGGAATCAATCCACATAATCTGTTGGCCTTGAAGTTTGCATGCCTTAGTATTTCTATGTTCAGCAAGCTCTCTGGGATTCGCCCGATTAGTCTGTTGATAGACAAGTCTAGCCATTGTAACTTCAGCAGTGATCCTAGGCTGGTTGGGATTGTGCCTGTCACTTGGTTTCTTGAAATGTCTAGCCTTTGTAGCTTGATCAGGTTTGAGATTGAGGTGGGAATGTGGCCTGTGATCTTGTTCCTCGCGATGTTGAGCAGGATTAGGTTTGAATTCTGGGGTAATTCAGGAATGTTGCCTGAAATCTGGTTGTTGGACAGGTCGAGAGATTGAAGAAATCTGGTTGTGCTGTTGTTTAGGATTTTTGAGAGATGCCCGGATAAAAGATTTGAGTGAAGGTCAAGGGAAGAAAGGCCTCTTGGCAATGTGATCACTGACACGTCTGATTTCaattggttgtttgaaatcttGGCCTTTTGCAAGCTAGACATTTTTGCGAAGAAAGTTGAAATTCCATTACTGAAATGGTTGTCAGAGAGATCAATGGAGGTCAGGGAGTTTGGATTTTTGAAGCTAGGGAGGGTTCCAACAAGATTGCAGCCAGCTAAATGGACATCGGAAAGTTCCCTGCCTGTTATCCATCCGGGAACTTTACCTAAACTAAGCTTGTTGTAGGACAGGTCTATAGATAACAAAGAAGGGATGCCCTTGGAGAAGGCACTAGGCAAAGGATTTGAAAGTGCATTTCTAGATAAGTTAAGATACCAGAGACTCTGTAACTGTGAAATAGATTCTGGAATCTGACCTGTGAGTAGGTTCGCGCTCAAAGACAAACTAGTAAGTGACTTCATGCGGCCAATTTGAACTGGGATAGTTCCAGAGAGTTGATTATGGCTCAAGGACAAGTCCAATAGATTGTTTAGACTGCCTAAAGAACTAGAAATTTGACCCGTAAAACGGTTATTGGAGAGGTCAAGAAATGTGAGGTTCTGGAATTGGCCTACAAGTTCAGGGATGGACCCTGATAAGGAATTGTAGCCAAGATCAAGATACTGTAAACTATGTAAATTTCTGAAAGTGGATGGAACAGGACCTGACAGTGTGTTTCTGGCTAATGTAAGCTGAGCAAGGCTTCTGATACTCCCCAAAGAACCAGGAATCTGTCCTGTCAAATGATTGCCATTCAATGAGAGTGCTTTGAGCAAAGCCAGGTGGCCTAAACCTGCAGGAATGGTCCCATGAATCTCATTATCTTCCAGAGCAAGCTGCGTGAGACGCCTCAAATTCGCGAAACTCTCAGGAATACTTCCTGAAATTCTCTTCATTCCAGTGATGACCATAACTTCCAAGAACTGCAAATTGCCTAGAGTAGGAGACAAGGTGCCCTTCATGTACAAGCCACTGTCTTTATCTGCTGGCCCTTGTAGTTGCATCTCTGTAACTCTCCCAGTAGCAGGATCACATTGAATCCCAACCCAATTCCCATCACAACAATCTCTAGTACTCCATGATGCAAGAATCCCAGTAGTGTCTCTCAAGATCCTAGCTTTAAATCCCAGAAGTGCAGCTCTGTCTGCACTTGAACAAGCTGGTGCCACAGCAGCTTGTATCGAAAAATTCGAAAATGAAAAGATGATCAAGAAACTCAAAACCCACAAAAAAGATTGCATTTTGGGATGTGGGTTGCAATCAAAACTACAAAAACAACAAGAATTCAGACAAGAAcaagaatataataaatatatttaatagtaTGGTACAGCATATGTCATGGTGTAAAAAAgggcaaataaaaaataacaaaataaagcagaaatatattttttcttcacTTAGACAATAAGGTATAATGATGAAAAGGTGTGGCAGTGAAGAATAATGAGATGTGTTTTCAAGTTTGAAGCTTTGTTATTTATAGATAAACCAAGAGTAAAATTTGTCTCAGTGTTGTAAAGCCGTAAAGGAAAAGGCTGAAGAGGTCAATTTTAATGGAATCACATGGAGAATTGTGACCGTTTGATGTAATCACGGGGACTCTAAATTCGTATGTAACGTTGGAGCGcacaatttttcaaatttaccaTACCCTCTAGTTCTTAAAGTCTTTAACCATTACATTTTCTTTGAAATTATGGTTCTTGAAATGAAGTATTTCTGCATTTGTATATTACAGTCCATCAGTCATGTTATTTCAGCTCACAACCATCGCTACTCGGTTGtcgtatattttttttataattaaacacGCTCACAGATAAGTTAAATTtaggtttaaaattataattttttgttgataTTATAATCATGATCATAGTTTTTGTTATGTGTCCATGACGAAATTCGAATCATAATTcttttatgtaatatattattgtCTTTGTTATGTGTATACGAGCAAAcgttattttacatattttaacaCGTTGACGTTTTCGGTTCggattgtaaaattataattttcttttatgtCTGAATATTCCTAATATGATAAAAACACTGCTCtaaaaattcatgatttatttaaaaaattcagcTTTAATTTTAAGAAAGAACTTAACGATTATAATTCGATTTAACTAAAAATTCCTGATTTATCACGAAAAAACTCCGATAAATTTCATATAAATCTTGAATCGGTAGATTGCACAATCAGTTCTGATCCTCGACTTCTATGATGACGGATAAAAATAAGATATGCTAATAATTGTTTGTGCAAAATATCTAAGTGTATTTAGCTGGAGGATCAAGTAGCAATGGCTGCAATGATGGCATGGGAAGGTTCTTCCTCAAGATATTCTTTTCTTATGATTATGGATAAATTAGATTcgataatatacatataattatgtattagcagcaaatataaatttgatttgttgTTTCTACAGCTATTTGTGCTCGCCGTTAGACCAACATCTGAAAACATGCAAAAAGTAAAGTTCAAATACAACTTTTACAATCTTGACAAATGACATTTTTGTAAAGGTGGTGTTTTTGATGATTAGGCTGTGTTCATATGATTAGGTTGTGTTAATTATACTATATGTTTGAATTGTGCTTGTAAGTTTAACGGAAAGAATGGCTTAATTAAGTTGGTAATAATCtagttatttattaatttgttttgtGATGAAGGGCTGGTGATCGGTAACTATGTacaaaaaacttttttttttttgaaaaaaatttaggtAATTCAAAATTGTTCctaatttcttttttctcaaatttaaatttgtcaTATACCTGTCatgaaattttgagaaaaaaaaatggacaaaattTGGGGTCGTAAACACTACTTTTATAAAAACATGTGATGGatctttgttttaaatatagTTTGCATCTCGCCGGGGTAATTTTTCgaaaaagaataaaaactaatatgatactataaaaaaagatttaaaataggATTTAATCATTATTTCTCTACTTGGAAGGAAATTGTCAAGGATGATAAAGACATGTCATATTTTTCATGTATGATTTGTATCTTTTTAAGCATGCCAGTCACATAATGACCTGAGATACGTAAGGGTAATGGTCCTCACAGGCAAATATTCTTATACTTTTGGTAGActcctaaaaaaaatttatgtaaatttaGTTTGAAATTGACAATATTATTctaaattcataattaatttaGCAGATTCAAATCATAATCAAATATGCAAACACAGTAAGCTCATAATAGTTCTTGCATATTCTTTTACTCTAGCTTACCTCAAAGCTAGCAATAGCATCACTTAAATTATTACATCAATTCAATACTCCCTTTGGTCTATATCacggtcgtttgactttttaaacctaattttaggtgctttgaccacatagcaaatattaatattttttgtaattttcttcttctgaataaaaatttaacatttatatttttattcagtaaaaaaaaaattacaaaaaatattaatatttgctatATGGTCAAAGCACCTAAAGTTACATCTAAAAAGTCAAACGGTCTGTATTATGTACCAGAGTGAGTAACAATTAACAACCACCACAAGCTTTTACCTGACCAGGCCCAGATTGAGAATCCCCCAAGAAGTCTGGGGCCAAGATTTCTCCCTGGCCTTCATCACCAGAACTCTGGCCCAAGCAACCCATCCTTCCCATGACATTCTTTTGTCCCAGGGACTCCCCCACTCCAGCAAAAGTGTCAGCCCTCTCTCAGCCTCTTTCTCAGCCTCTTCATACCTCCCCTGGCTCAAACATATCTGAGCCAGCACCACATAAGGCTCCCCAACATAAGGGTTCTTCTCCACACTCATTCTCAGCACCTTCTCAACTCCATCCAGGCCTAGTTCCCCTTTAGACATGTCACAAACACCTTCCCAATACAGCTCCCTGGCAGCTTTCTGATCCCCTGCATCCAGTACCTTTGTGCATTTCGCGAAAACTGGGGGGATCACAAGCTCTAAGTCCTCGTCCCTGTCGCGATCCAAACCATTGTCATTGCCCCTTTTCCTTTCTTCAATGAAAATCTCTTCTTCCCTGACTAGAAGACTGTATATAGCACCCATTCTTGATATGGAATTCAGCCAGAGCCCCGGCTTCCCATCGCCAGGCCATAAGGCGGTAAAACTGTTCCCAGAAAACTCGAGGCGCCCGTTTGAGTTATCAAACAAGGCATCCTGGAAACCAAATAACTGGTCACTG is a window from the Daucus carota subsp. sativus chromosome 8, DH1 v3.0, whole genome shotgun sequence genome containing:
- the LOC108197842 gene encoding LRR receptor-like serine/threonine-protein kinase FLS2; the protein is MQSFLWVLSFLIIFSFSNFSIQAAVAPACSSADRAALLGFKARILRDTTGILASWSTRDCCDGNWVGIQCDPATGRVTEMQLQGPADKDSGLYMKGTLSPTLGNLQFLEVMVITGMKRISGSIPESFANLRRLTQLALEDNEIHGTIPAGLGHLALLKALSLNGNHLTGQIPGSLGSIRSLAQLTLARNTLSGPVPSTFRNLHSLQYLDLGYNSLSGSIPELVGQFQNLTFLDLSNNRFTGQISSSLGSLNNLLDLSLSHNQLSGTIPVQIGRMKSLTSLSLSANLLTGQIPESISQLQSLWYLNLSRNALSNPLPSAFSKGIPSLLSIDLSYNKLSLGKVPGWITGRELSDVHLAGCNLVGTLPSFKNPNSLTSIDLSDNHFSNGISTFFAKMSSLQKAKISNNQLKSDVSVITLPRGLSSLDLHSNLLSGHLSKILNNSTTRFLQSLDLSNNQISGNIPELPQNSNLILLNIARNKITGHIPTSISNLIKLQRLDISRNQVTGTIPTSLGSLLKLQWLDLSINRLIGRIPESLLNIEILRHANFKANRLCGLIPQGRPFNIFPAVAYGHNLCLCGKPLPPCKGKNKESSQ
- the LOC108197352 gene encoding uncharacterized protein LOC108197352, whose amino-acid sequence is MPTSSISSSQPSQDQYLKTLLESARPFLRGELEFVDPKLPSLVAVLRSVGAGECWHKHGSFLDHLVDIYKILKLWKAQDSVCLCGLFHSAYSNSYVNLAIFDPSTGRDTVRDHVGEAAERLIHLFCIVPRQPLIHDDLLFKYSDSELVEHLKVSEVSLRNAKEKGVFDGDESWRKKVQALVPASGITIKHIKTGEDVLVSRRVVAVFLMMTMADFSDQLFGFQDALFDNSNGRLEFSGNSFTALWPGDGKPGLWLNSISRMGAIYSLLVREEEIFIEERKRGNDNGLDRDRDEDLELVIPPVFAKCTKVLDAGDQKAARELYWEGVCDMSKGELGLDGVEKVLRMSVEKNPYVGEPYVVLAQICLSQGRYEEAEKEAERGLTLLLEWGSPWDKRMSWEGWVAWARVLVMKAREKSWPQTSWGILNLGLVR